The Pseudodesulfovibrio senegalensis genome contains the following window.
CATTCGCGGCGTCATCCTCGGTGCTTTGGTGCTCATCCTGCTGCCGGAATACCTGCGGGCCTTTTCCGAATTCAGGATGCTCATTTTCGGAGCCACCATGGTTCTGGTCATGGTCTTCAGGCCGCAGGGTCTGATTCGGGCCAAACGCAAGGTCTATACCTATATGGGCAAGCAAACAGCGGGGGCGGAACATGGCTAGTCCCGTTCTCAATGTACAGGATATCTGCATGGACTTCGGGGGCATCCGTGCCCTCGACGAGGTCAATCTGGACGTGAACGCGGGCGAGATCGCTGCGCTCATCGGCCCCAACGGCGCGGGCAAGACCACCTTCTTCAACTGCATTACCGGCATTTACAAGCCCACGAGCGGCGACGTGCTGGTGGGGCGCGAAGGTGAAAAGCCCCGGCGCATCAACGGCATCAAACCGAATCTGGTGACCGAGATCGGCATGGCCCGTACGTTCCAGAACATTCGGCTTTTCCCGTCCATGACAACGCTGGAAAACGTGATGATCGGCACGCACTGCCGCACCAAATCCGGTATCTGGGGCGCTGTTTCCCACAACCGCAGAACACGGCGGGAAGAAACGGAAATCATCGAAAAGAGTTACCATCTGCTCGAGCTGGTGCACCTGAACGAATACGCCAACGAACTGGCCTGCAACCTGCCGTACGGCAAGCAGCGCAGGCTGGAGATTGCCCGGGCCATGGCCACGGACCCGTTTCTGCTGCTGCTGGACGAGCCCGCCGCGGGCATGAACCCGCAGGAGACCTCGGAGCTCAAGGATCTTGTTCTGGGCATTCGCGAGGAATACTCCATCTCCATCCTGCTTATCGAGCATGACATGAAGATGGTCATGAGCATGTCCGACCGCATCTTCGTGCTGGACTACGGCAGGCTCATCGCCCACGGCACGCCCAGGGAAGTCAGCGATGATCCCGCAGTGATCAAGGCGTATCTCGGAGAAGGGGACGACGATGTCTAGAATGCTCGAGTTGAAGAATATCGATACCTACTACGGCAACATCCAGGCCCTGTACGACGTCAATCTGTACATTGACCATGGCGAGATCATTACCCTGATAGGCGGCAACGGCGCAGGCAAGTCCACCACGCTCATGACCATCTGCGGGGTGCTCGATCCGCGCCGGGGCAGCGTGACCTACGAGGATATGGACATTACCGGCATGAGTGCGGAAAAGGTGGTCGCCCGGGGGATCTGCCAGGTACCGGAAGGTCGGCTCATCTTTCCGGAATTGACCATCTCCGAAAACCTGGACATGGGGGCCTTTCTGCGTTCGGACAAGGATGGCATCAAGCATGACCGGGAATATGCCTACGAGCTGTTCCCCATTCTGTATGAACGCCGCAGGCAGATGGGCGGCAACCTCTCGGGCGGCGAGCAGCAGATGCTGGCCATAGCCCGTGCGCTCATGGCCCGGCCCCGGCTTTTGCTGCTGGATGAACCATCCATGGGGCTGGCACCTTTAATTGTGCGTCAGATATTTGATATCATTACTAAAATTAATAAAGAATCGGGAACCACCATTTTTCTTGTTGAACAAAACGCCAACCTTGCGCTAAAGATCGGCCACCGAGGTTACGTAATGGAGAACGGAAAGATAGTGCTTACCGACACCTGCGACACATTGCTCGCCAACGAGGATGTGAAGCGCGCGTATCTCGGGCTCTAACGAACGAAGAACGGCCGGACGCAAGTCCGGCCTTAATCGTATGATAGGTTAAACAACCCGGAGGAACCAATGGAGAAGATTCTCGACAAGGCCCTTACATTTGATGACGTCCTCCTTCTTCCCGCCTATTCGGAAGTGCTGCCCGACTCCGTGGATACGTCCACGTACCTGACGCCTGAAATCAAGCTCAATATCCCGCTCATTTCCGCTGCCATGGATACCGTGACCGAAGCGCGCATGGCCATTGCCATGGCCCGACACGGCGGCGCGGGCGTGATCCACAAGAACATGTCCGTGCGCGAACAGGTCCGCGAAGTGGACAGGGTCAAGAAATCCGAATCCGGCATGATCCACAACCCCATTACCGTGCATCCCGACGATACGCTGGGCAAGGTCATGGACATCATGCAGGAATACCGCATTTCCGGCCTGCCCGTCGTGCGGGGCGAACATCTCGTGGGCATCATCACCAACCGCGACATCCGTTTCGTCTCCGAACGGGAGACCCCGGTCTCCGAGCTCATGACCTCGCGCGATCTGGTGACCGTGACCGAAGGAATTTCCACTGAAGATGCCAAGCGCAAATTGCACCAGAACCGTATTGAAAAGCTGCTGGTGGTGGACGATGATGACAACCTCAAGGGGCTGATCACCATCAAGGACATCAACAAGGTCAAGAAATACCCCAACGCGGTCAAGGACGGCTTCGGCCGCCTGATCTGCGGCGCGGCCATCGGCGTGGGCAAGGACTGCGAGGCACGGGCCGAGGCTCTGCTGCGGGCCGGTGCCGACTTTTTGGCACTCGATTCCGCACACGGCCATTCCCGCAACATTCTCGAGGCTGTAGCCATGATCCGCAGCTCGTTCCCGAAGGCCCAGATCGTGGGCGGCAACGTGGCCACCTACGGAGGCGCCAAGGCGCTTATCGAGGCGGGCGTGGATACGGTCAAGGTGGGTATCGGTCCCGGATCCATCTGCACCACCCGCGTGGTTGCCGGTGTGGGCGTGCCCCAGATCACCGCTGTCATGGAAGCTGCCCGCGCATGCCGTGAGGCCGACAAGTGCCTCATTGCCGACGGCGGCATCAAATATTCCGGCGACGTGGTCAAAGCGCTGGTTGTGGGAGCCAACTCCTGCATGATGGGTTCCCTCTTCGCAGGCACCGAGGAAAGCCCGGGCGAGACCATCCTGTACCAGGGCCGCACCTACAAGACCTACCGCGGCATGGGATCCATCGACGCCATGAAAAAAGGCAGCTCGGACCGTTACTTCCAGGAAAAATCCAAGAAGCTCGTGCCCGAAGGCATCGTGGGCCGGGTGCCGTATCGCGGACCGGTGGGCGAGTCCATCTACCAGCTCATTGGCGGACTTCGTTCCGGCATGGGCTATACCGGATGCCAGGAAATCGGAGAACTGTACGAAAAGGCCCAGATGGTGCAGATTTCACCTGCAGGCCTGCGCGAGTCCCATGTTCACGACGTGACCATCACCAAGGAATCCCCCAACTACAGGGTTGAGGGATCCTAGCCCAAAGGGTACGCTCTTTGCGGTAATCGGAGAAATATATCTATGCTGAATCAAGACAAGGTAGTCATTCTGGATTTCGGGTCCCAGTTTACCCAGCTCATTGCGCGGCGCATCCGCGAGGCGGGCGTGTACTCGGAAATCCACCCCTGCAATGTGGACCCGGCCAAGGTCAAGGCCCTCAATCCTCAGGCCCTGATCCTTTCGGGCGGCCCTTCCAGCGTGCTGGAGGGTGGTTGCCCGGATCTGGCTCCGGAATACCTCGAATGGAACCTGCCCACGCTGGGCATATGCTATGGCATGCAGTTGCTGGCCCACAAGCTGGGCGGCAAGGTGGTTTCGTCCAAGGACCGTGAATACGGCCGCGCCGAGTTCGAGGCCCTGAATGATAGCCCCCTGTTCGACGGCATTGAGAACAGCGACAAGCTGACCGTCTGGATGTCTCATGGCGACCGTGTGCAGTCCATTCCCGACGATTTCGAGATCATGGGCAAGACCGAGTCCATCGAATTCGCGGCCATGGGCAACCGGGAGCGCAAGATTTATGCGCTGCAGTTCCATCCGGAAGTGGCGCATACCGATCAGGGCGCACAGATCATCAACAACTTCCTGTTCAAGGTGGCCGACCTCAAGCCGTCGTGGTCCATGTCCTCGTTCGTGGAAACCTGCATCGAAGACCTCAAGCGGCAGGTGGGCGACGACAAGGTTGTGCTCGGCCTTTCCGGCGGCATCGACTCCACCGTGGCTGCCGTGCTGCTGCACAAGGCCATCGGCCGCAACCTGCACTGCATTTTCGTGGACAACGGTTTGCTGCGCATGGGCGAACGCGAGGAAGTCATCGGCTTTCTGGCCGAGCATTTCGACCTCAACGTCAAGGTCGTGGACGCAGCCGACGAATTCCTCGGCAAGCTCAAGGGCGTTACCGACCCGGAAAAGAAACGCAAGATCATCGGCTACACCTTCATCGACGTGTTCGATCGGGAGGCCAAGAATATCGATGGCGTCAAGTTCCTGGGACAGGGAACCCTGTACCCGGACGTGATCGAGTCCGAATCCTTCAAGGGGCCTTCGGCCGTGATCAAGAGCCACCACAACGTGGGCGGCCTGCCCGAGACCATGAATCTCGAACTGGTGGAACCACTGCGCGAACTTTTCAAGGACGAGGTTCGACGCGCGGCCTACGAATTGGGACTGCCCGAACACATCATCTGGCGCCATCCCTTCCCGGGTCCGGGTCTTTCCATCCGTATTCTCGGCGAGATCACCGAAGAGCGGCTGCAGATCCTGCGCCTTGCCGACCGCATCGTTCAGAACGAACTTATTGCCTCGGACTGGTATCGTAAGGTATGGCAGGGATTCGCGGTTCTTCTTCCCCTGAAGACCGTGGGCGTCATGGGCGACGGACGCACCTACGAAAACGTCATTGCATTGCGTATCGTGGACAGCATCGACGCCATGACAGCGGACTGGACCCGCCTGCCTTCCGAGGTGTTGGCGCGCATGTCCAATCGCATTATCAACGAGGTACAGGGTGTCAACCGTGTGGTTCTGGACATTTCGTCCAAACCGCCGAGCACCATCGAATGGGAATAAGCCGCACTCACTGCTTGCACAAGGAATTGATATGTTTGGAATTGGCGGACCTGAACTGCTGATCATCGTTGTTGTTGCCCTCATTGTCATCGGCCCGGCCAAGCTGCCGCAAATGATGCGCAGTCTCGGCAAGGGCATGGCGGAATTCAAGCGCATGAGCAATGACGTCAAGAGCACGCTCGATCAGGAAGTGCAGCAGGCCGAGGCTGATCTGCGCAAGAAAGAGGCCGAGAAGTCTCTTTCCGAGAAAAAATCGAAAGAGACCGCAGAGCCGCAGGAGGAACCCGCGAAGGATTCCGTTTCCGAGGCCGCGGAAAAGGCAGACACCGCAGTCAAGGCAGAAGCCGGTTCTGAAGAGCAGGGCAAGGAGAGCGCATGAGCGCGGATAATGAATTGACCCCCGGTTCCCCCGATCAGAAAGACAAGGATCAGGAAAACAGGAAACAGGACGAAACAACGCCTGTTTCCCCGGAATCGGAACAGGGCAATCCCGCAGAAGAGAATAACGGGGCCGGAGTCGAATCCGGCCCCGATTCCGTGTCTTCCGAAAACCCGGAAGGCACGGCATCCGGTGCCGATGCCGCTGATCACGCGGACGATGGTGATGATCCGCAGACGGAAGCCGCGGAGCCGGAATCCGGTGACGGTGGCGGAACCGATGGGCCGGACGAACCCGGCGACGGGGATGACGAACCGGACGAGGACGATTCCGAAGCCCAGGGCAGTGCCAGCATGGGACTGCTGGACCATCTGGGCGAGCTGCGCCAGCGTCTGGTGCGCAGCGTGCTGGCCACGGCCGTGGGCATGATCGCCTGCTACGGTTTTGCCGAAAAGCTGTTTGACATTCTGATGAAGCCCATGAAGGAAGTGCTGGACAAACATGCCGCCAGCCAGCTCCTTTTGCCCGAGGACTTCTTTGTCAACCTCCAGCAGTCGCTGGAGCAGGTGCTAAGAACCACGGATTTCAAGTATTTCGATCAGTTGCCCGTGTTCATGGGGGCGCTCAAGAAATCGCTCGGCCCCTTGGCCATGAGCGGCCATTTTCAGTACACCTATCCGGCGGAAGCGTTTTTCGCCCATATCAAGATTTCCATTGTGGCGGGCATTTTCCTTATGAGTCCCGTCATTTTCACACAGATATGGGGATTCATCGCCCCGGGCCTGTATGCGCACGAGCGCCGCTGGGTCATTCCCATGGCCATCGTGTCCGCCGTGTTTTTTGTTGCAGGTGGCGTTTTCGGATATTTCGTGGTTTTTCCGTTCGGCTTTGATTTCTTTGCCAGCTTCGCTTCCTCGGAAATCGCGTTTACCCCCAAGCTGAATGAATACCTGAGTTTTTGCCTCAAACTGTTGTTCGCCTTCGGTGTGGTCTTTGAATTGCCGCTGTTCATATTTTTCCTTGCGCGGCTTGGCGTGGTCACCTCCAAGGGATTGCGGAAGAAACGCAAGTATGCAATTTTGCTTGCATTTGTCACCTCGGCAGTGCTCACTCCCCCCGATCCCTTTACCCAGTGTCTCATGGCAGGGCCGCTGATCATTCTGTATGAGCTTGGCGTATGGGTGGCCTATTTCTTTGGCAAGAAGAAGCCCGCGCCCGAACCGGAGCCTGAAGACGATTCCGAATCCGGGCCCGCCGGGAACGACGACGCCGAGGAAGATGAGACCGTCGAAGACGATGGCAAGCCGGGCCAGACCGGAGATCAGGGGACGGAGACCAAGGACGAATAATAAGGCTCCGGGCCCGGCGAGTGGACTGCTCGGCGGGCCCGTGGCTTCGTAGCATATTTTCTTTTCTGGATTTTTCTTATATTGTCCACAAAAAGGAGGATACGGTGAGCAGCCGTGAAGCGTCCGTGAAGCGGACCACCAATGAAACCGATATCGACCTGCGGCTCGTTCTGGACGGGCAGGGCAGGGCTTCTGTGGGCACCGGGGTCGGGTTTGCCGACCACATGCTTGACCTCATGTGTTTCTGGGGCGGTTTCGACCTGGAACTGACCTGCAAGGGTGACCTTGAAATCGACAGCCATCATACCCTGGAGGACATTGCGCTCTGTCTTGGACAGGTGTTGTCCGAGGCCTTGGGAGACAAGCAGGGCATTGCCCGCGTAGGCTGGGCCAAGGTCCCCATGGACGAGGCGCTGGCCGAAGTCGTCGTCGATCTTTCCGGCCGACCGTATCTTGTTTACGAAGACGCCCTGTTGCCCGACGTGATTGCGGGAGACGAAAAGGACGTCTGGCGTGAATTTTTCAAATCGCTGGCGTACAGGGCAGGAATGAACCTGCATATCAAGTTTGAATACGGCCGCAACGGCCATCATCTTTTGGAGGCCGCGTTCAAGGCGCTCGGCAGGGCTCTCGGAGCAGCCGTGCGGCAGGAACGCCAAGGGGTTTCCAGTACAAAAGGGAGTCTTGACTGATGAAGCGACTCACAGCACGCGCCTGTATTCTGGTATTCGGCTTTAGCCTGTTGGTCATGGCCGGTTGCGGCAAGTCCCGGCCTGAAGTCACTGCCCCGCGCCCGCAGGGCAAGCTTGTGGTGGCCATGTTTACCAGCCCCACATCGTCCATGGATCTGCTGGCCGGATATCTGCCCGAGGAAGGCAAGCCGGTCGACCCCGAGGTGCTGGCCAAGCTGGACTCGGTTGTCCAGGGGGCGTTGAACGAACACGGAGTCATGAATTTCACGCCGGCGGCCGTTACACGGCAGTGTCAGAATGTGGTCGAGTTCAAGGATGCGGGTATTCCGCGCATGTCCGCATTCAACTATTGGGTCAACGTGGGCAAGTGCATGACCGCGGATTACATCCTCGTGCCGCAGGTTCTGTCCTGGCGTGAGCGCGAAGGCGGCGAAGGGGGCGTGAGAAGGCCTGCCTCCGTGACCATCGATCTTTACCTCATCAATGTGAAGGAGCGCACCATGTTGCGCGGCCACTACTCGGAGACCCAGCAAGCCCTGTCCGAAAACCTGCTGAATGCAGGTAAGTTCTTTGACCGGGGTGCCAAATGGGTCAGCGCGCTTGAGCTGGCCAAGGAAGGCATTGACGAAAAACTTATGGAAATCGGATTATGATTCTTTTCCCGGCTGTAGACATCAAGGACGGCCAGTGCGTGCGCCTTGCCCAAGGCAAGGAAGACCAGGTCACGGTTTTTTCTTCCGATCCCGTGGCTCAGGCGCGGCATTGGGCCGGACTCGGCTGCAAGTATCTGCATGTGGTGGACCTTGACGGTGCCTTTTCCGGCAAGCCCAAGAACTACCAGTTGATCAAGGATATCTGCGCGGCCATCGACATCCCGGTGCAATTGGGCGGCGGCATCCGCGACGTGGAAACCGCCAAGGCCTATGTGGAGGCCGGAGTGACCCGGCTGATCATCGGCACCATGGCTCTTGAAAGTCCGGAGTTGTTTGCCGAGCTTTGCGCGGCCCTGCCCGGACAGATAGGCGTTTCACTGGATGCCGTGGACGGTGCTCTCAAGAGCAAGGGTTGGGTCGAGGATGCGGGTCTGCGCATTGAGGATGTCCTTCCCCGGTTGGAGGAAAATGGCGTTTCCTTTCTCGTGTATACGGACATTGCACGGGACGGCATGCAGACCGGCGTGAACATCGACGCTCTGGAACGCCTGTGCTCCATGACCACCATTCCCGTCATTGCAGCGGGTGGCGTGCACACCATCAATGACATCACGAATCTGTATCCTTTGTGCAGCAAGGGCCTTGAAGGGGCCATTTCCGGTCGTGCCATATATGTCGGAACACTTGACGTGCGCGAGGCCAACAAGTGGATCGAAAGCAAATCCTGATCGTTTTATCCGTTCATGAAACAAGGCCCTGCATCGTGATGGTGCAGGGCCTTTTTGTGTTCTTGTGGTGTGTGCGATTCAGCGGCCCCAATCGCCTTTCTCTTCTATGCGAATATATTTCTGGAAGGTGTAGTAGAAGCCTGCCAGGGCGTTGCATAGCCCGGCCAGTCCGTCCAGAAAGCCGAGCTTGAGCAGGTAGAGTTTGAAAAAGCGTATTTTTGCGTGGGCCAGCGCGCGCACAAAGCCGCCCTTGCGTCCCTTTTCCCGCAGGGCCTTGGCACCTTCTTCGGCATAGTAGTTGATTTTTTCCATGTGTTCGAAAAAGGAATTATACGGATAGTGCAGGATGTCGCCGGAAAGCCTGTGCGTTTTCCCGATGGGTTCAAAATGGTAGTGTGCTCCGCTGGCCGTGACGTTCATGCGCCCGTTGCGGAATACGCGCAGCAGGTAATCCGGGTACCAGCCGGAATGTTTCATGAACCGGTTGAAATAGAAGGAGCTGCGTGGAGTGTAGTACCCGGCCACGTCTTCGTCTTTGTTTATTGCGGCGCGGATGCTGCTCCGGAGTTCGTCCGTAAGCATTTCATCCTGGTCAAGGCTGACGATCCAGTCGGAATCGATTTGCGCAAGGGCAAATTCGAACTGCTTGACCGGGCCGGGCCACGGACGGACTACCACTTCGGCGCCGCATTCTTCGGCTATGGCTGTGGTCTTGTCCGTGCTTTGGGAGTCCACGACCAGCAGGCGGTCGCAGAAATCGAGCGACTTCAGGCATTCCCTGAGCCAGCGTTCCCCATTATATGTCAGGACCAGACCGGTCACTGTTTTGTTCATGGTTTTCTCCTCAAAGGATTTGCGCGAAACAGTACAGATTTCCGCGTGAGGGGTCCAATATTGATTTGTGTGTTTGCCGGGGCGTTTGTATTTGTGGTACGCATTAATAATGAAAACCATTGTTTGTGCGGTCATTCTTCTTGCATGCCTTGCGATGCCGGTTCAGGCAAAGGCCGGGGGGCACCTCGTATTTGGTGTTTCCGAACAGATGGCTTTCAGCGACAACGCGCGCCAGCTTTTGCAACGCGTATATTCATCCCTCGGGTATACCTTGGAATTTCGTCCCATTCCCATGTTGCGTTCCCTGAAAGAAGCCAACAATGGCCGACTGGACGGGGAAATATGTCGCATGCAGGCGATTGCGTCACAGTATGCCAATCTTGTTCGGGTCGGGGTGCCGCTATGTACGATTCAGGTGGTTGCGGTTGCCGCACAGCCGCTGGAACTGTCCGGTTGGGAAGACTTTGCCGACCTTCGGGTTGCGCGTCGTCGAGGCGCTGTCGGGTTGAATTCCATGCTGCCGTCCGAAGCCACGGTCATGGTCGCCCCCGACGTGCAAAAGGCTTTGGATTTCGTTGCCGGAGGGCGTGTGGACGTTGCCCTTCTCGCCCGGTCCAACATCTACCCGTGGATGCACGCGTCCCAGTATAAGCAGCTGCATGTCATCCCCCTGCAGTTTGGCAGGATTAGCTTGTATCATTATCTGCACAAGGACCATGCCGATCTTGTCCCACGGGTCGAGTCCGCGCTTCGTGATCTTTTGTCCCAATGAGTTTTTTTTGTTGCTGTGGTTTTCCCAAGGCATGTGTTGTGGTATGCCATGCATGATCGTTGATTTGTCCAAGGAGGTAACATGATTCATAAGAGTAGAGCCTGGAGCCCGTATGTGGCCGGGGCCTTGAGCGGTCTTTTGAGCATCGCTTCGGTGTTGGTGGCGGGCAAGTATCTCGGGGCTTCCACGACTTTTGTACGGGCCGTGGGCATGATCGAGAGAACCGTTTCCGCCCCGTTGGTCGACACTCCCTATTTTCTCAAATACACGCTGGGCGTTGACTGGCAGTTCCTGTTCGTCACCGGAATCATTCTTGGGGCGTTCATTTCGTCGCGGCAGGACGGCTCCTTTCGCGTGCAACTGGTGCCGGACATGTGGCAGCGCAATTTCGGTCCGGGCGGGGTCTACCGGTCCATAATCGCGTTCGTGGGCGGCATGGTGGCCGTGTACGGCGCGCGGTTTGCGGGCGGCTGCCCCAGCGGTCATGGCCTTTCCGGGCTGACGCAGCTTTCGGTGAGCGGCTTTGTGGCTGCCGCGTGCTTTTTTGCGGGCGGCATTGTTTCCGCCAACATCATGTACGGGAGGGGACGCCGATGAAACCGCTGATAGGGCTTGTTACCGGAATCGTTTTCGGCTTTCTGCTCCAGAAGGCACGGGTGCTGCGCTATGACAAGCAGGTGGGCGCATTGCGACTCAAGGACATGACCATTGTCAAGTTCATGCTCGCGCACATCATGGTGGCCATGGTGGGCATCTATCTGTTGCAGGACATGGGGCTGGTCAAACTGTCGCCAAAGGCCACGGTGCTGGGCGCAAATATTTTTGGCGGCCTGATTTTCGGTCTTGGCTGGGGGCTGGTGGGCTATTGCCCGGGCACAGCGGCCGGGGCATTGGGCGAGGGACGCGTGGATGCGGTTTTCGCCATGCTGGGCATGCTCGTGGGCGCGTCATTGTTTGCCCATACCTATCCGTGGCTCAAGGCCACCGTGTATACATGGGGTGTTTTCGGCAAGGTCACGCTTCCGGTTGTGCTGGGCGTCAACCATTGGCTGGTCATCGCCGTGTTGCTGGTTTTGTATGCCGGGCTTTTGCGTTTTCTGGAGCGCAGAAACTTGTAGCCGTTTGCATCATCGGCAAAAAAAAACGGTCCGCATGTCGAAAGGCGTGCGGACCGTTTTTATTGTGAGATGAGGGATATTGTTTGAGCGTTCGGGAATTTTTGATGCATATTTTTTATCAAAAGACAGTTTGAATGTTTTCTGATGACGAATTGTGAAATTCAAACCGGTTTTTCTGGACCTTGTTTCCTGAAAGCGTTACGTGCATTGCGTTTTCGCAACGCACAACAAGGTTGAGAGCATTGAAGAATACGAACGCGAACCCTGTGGCCCTGGCCCCGCTGGGGCTTTTTCTCGTCATTTTTATTGGCACCGGTCTGTATCTCACTTCCCGCGGGACCGACATGGCCTTTTACCAGCTTTCCGCCACGGTAGCCATTCTGCCTGCCATCATCTGGGCCGTGGTCATGGGGCGCGGCAGGGTCTCCGAAAAGATCAACATTTTTCTTTCCGGTGTCGGTGACATCAATATTGTCACCATGTGCATGATCTACCTGCTGGCCGGGGGCTTTGCCTCGGTGGCCAAGTCCATCGGCGGCGTGGAGGCCACGGTCAATCTCGGGCTGTCCGTCATACCGGCCACCATGGTCCTGCCCGGGCTGTTCGTCATCGGCGGCTTTATTGCCACGGCCATGGGTACATCCATGGGAACCGTAGCGGCAATCGCACCTATTGCCGTGGGCGTGGCGGAAAAAACAGACCTCGGCCTGCCGTTGCTCATGGGCGCCGTTGTGGGGGGCGCCATGTTCGGCGACAACCTGTCCATGATTTCCGACACCACCATTGCGGCCACGCGTACGCAGGGCTGTGAAATGGGTGACAAGTTCAAGATGAATTTCATGCTGGCGCTTCCGGCCGCGTTGGTTACTGTCGGCATTCTGGCGTTTCTGGGTTCCGGTGGAGAAATTCTGGTGCACGGCAGCTATGAAATAGCCAAGGTCGTGCCGTATGTGGCTATTCTTATCATGGCCGTTGCCGGGGTGAACGTCTTCACCGTGCTTGTTTCCGGAATCGTGCTTTGCGGCATGGTCGGGATGACGTTGACCCCGGGATTCACTCCGTTGTTTTTTGCCCAGAGCATCTACGCCGGCTTTACCGGCATGCAGGAGATTCTTGTCCTGTCCATGCTCATTGGCGGGCTGGGTGAACTCATACGCCTGCACGGCGGTGTGGACTGGATCATTCAGTTCATAGGAAAGCTGACCTCGGGTAAAAAGAGCACCCGCTCCGGTGAGTTTTCCATTTCCTTTCTGGCGGTATTGGCGGATTTGTGCACGGCCAACAACACCGTGGCCATCATCCTCACGGGCAACATGGCCAAGGAGATTGCCAAGC
Protein-coding sequences here:
- a CDS encoding ABC transporter ATP-binding protein; translation: MASPVLNVQDICMDFGGIRALDEVNLDVNAGEIAALIGPNGAGKTTFFNCITGIYKPTSGDVLVGREGEKPRRINGIKPNLVTEIGMARTFQNIRLFPSMTTLENVMIGTHCRTKSGIWGAVSHNRRTRREETEIIEKSYHLLELVHLNEYANELACNLPYGKQRRLEIARAMATDPFLLLLDEPAAGMNPQETSELKDLVLGIREEYSISILLIEHDMKMVMSMSDRIFVLDYGRLIAHGTPREVSDDPAVIKAYLGEGDDDV
- a CDS encoding ABC transporter ATP-binding protein translates to MLELKNIDTYYGNIQALYDVNLYIDHGEIITLIGGNGAGKSTTLMTICGVLDPRRGSVTYEDMDITGMSAEKVVARGICQVPEGRLIFPELTISENLDMGAFLRSDKDGIKHDREYAYELFPILYERRRQMGGNLSGGEQQMLAIARALMARPRLLLLDEPSMGLAPLIVRQIFDIITKINKESGTTIFLVEQNANLALKIGHRGYVMENGKIVLTDTCDTLLANEDVKRAYLGL
- the guaB gene encoding IMP dehydrogenase; the protein is MEKILDKALTFDDVLLLPAYSEVLPDSVDTSTYLTPEIKLNIPLISAAMDTVTEARMAIAMARHGGAGVIHKNMSVREQVREVDRVKKSESGMIHNPITVHPDDTLGKVMDIMQEYRISGLPVVRGEHLVGIITNRDIRFVSERETPVSELMTSRDLVTVTEGISTEDAKRKLHQNRIEKLLVVDDDDNLKGLITIKDINKVKKYPNAVKDGFGRLICGAAIGVGKDCEARAEALLRAGADFLALDSAHGHSRNILEAVAMIRSSFPKAQIVGGNVATYGGAKALIEAGVDTVKVGIGPGSICTTRVVAGVGVPQITAVMEAARACREADKCLIADGGIKYSGDVVKALVVGANSCMMGSLFAGTEESPGETILYQGRTYKTYRGMGSIDAMKKGSSDRYFQEKSKKLVPEGIVGRVPYRGPVGESIYQLIGGLRSGMGYTGCQEIGELYEKAQMVQISPAGLRESHVHDVTITKESPNYRVEGS
- the guaA gene encoding glutamine-hydrolyzing GMP synthase, encoding MLNQDKVVILDFGSQFTQLIARRIREAGVYSEIHPCNVDPAKVKALNPQALILSGGPSSVLEGGCPDLAPEYLEWNLPTLGICYGMQLLAHKLGGKVVSSKDREYGRAEFEALNDSPLFDGIENSDKLTVWMSHGDRVQSIPDDFEIMGKTESIEFAAMGNRERKIYALQFHPEVAHTDQGAQIINNFLFKVADLKPSWSMSSFVETCIEDLKRQVGDDKVVLGLSGGIDSTVAAVLLHKAIGRNLHCIFVDNGLLRMGEREEVIGFLAEHFDLNVKVVDAADEFLGKLKGVTDPEKKRKIIGYTFIDVFDREAKNIDGVKFLGQGTLYPDVIESESFKGPSAVIKSHHNVGGLPETMNLELVEPLRELFKDEVRRAAYELGLPEHIIWRHPFPGPGLSIRILGEITEERLQILRLADRIVQNELIASDWYRKVWQGFAVLLPLKTVGVMGDGRTYENVIALRIVDSIDAMTADWTRLPSEVLARMSNRIINEVQGVNRVVLDISSKPPSTIEWE
- the tatB gene encoding Sec-independent protein translocase protein TatB yields the protein MFGIGGPELLIIVVVALIVIGPAKLPQMMRSLGKGMAEFKRMSNDVKSTLDQEVQQAEADLRKKEAEKSLSEKKSKETAEPQEEPAKDSVSEAAEKADTAVKAEAGSEEQGKESA
- the tatC gene encoding twin-arginine translocase subunit TatC; translated protein: MSADNELTPGSPDQKDKDQENRKQDETTPVSPESEQGNPAEENNGAGVESGPDSVSSENPEGTASGADAADHADDGDDPQTEAAEPESGDGGGTDGPDEPGDGDDEPDEDDSEAQGSASMGLLDHLGELRQRLVRSVLATAVGMIACYGFAEKLFDILMKPMKEVLDKHAASQLLLPEDFFVNLQQSLEQVLRTTDFKYFDQLPVFMGALKKSLGPLAMSGHFQYTYPAEAFFAHIKISIVAGIFLMSPVIFTQIWGFIAPGLYAHERRWVIPMAIVSAVFFVAGGVFGYFVVFPFGFDFFASFASSEIAFTPKLNEYLSFCLKLLFAFGVVFELPLFIFFLARLGVVTSKGLRKKRKYAILLAFVTSAVLTPPDPFTQCLMAGPLIILYELGVWVAYFFGKKKPAPEPEPEDDSESGPAGNDDAEEDETVEDDGKPGQTGDQGTETKDE
- the hisB gene encoding imidazoleglycerol-phosphate dehydratase HisB → MSSREASVKRTTNETDIDLRLVLDGQGRASVGTGVGFADHMLDLMCFWGGFDLELTCKGDLEIDSHHTLEDIALCLGQVLSEALGDKQGIARVGWAKVPMDEALAEVVVDLSGRPYLVYEDALLPDVIAGDEKDVWREFFKSLAYRAGMNLHIKFEYGRNGHHLLEAAFKALGRALGAAVRQERQGVSSTKGSLD
- the hisA gene encoding 1-(5-phosphoribosyl)-5-[(5-phosphoribosylamino)methylideneamino]imidazole-4-carboxamide isomerase, which produces MILFPAVDIKDGQCVRLAQGKEDQVTVFSSDPVAQARHWAGLGCKYLHVVDLDGAFSGKPKNYQLIKDICAAIDIPVQLGGGIRDVETAKAYVEAGVTRLIIGTMALESPELFAELCAALPGQIGVSLDAVDGALKSKGWVEDAGLRIEDVLPRLEENGVSFLVYTDIARDGMQTGVNIDALERLCSMTTIPVIAAGGVHTINDITNLYPLCSKGLEGAISGRAIYVGTLDVREANKWIESKS
- a CDS encoding glycosyltransferase family 2 protein, giving the protein MNKTVTGLVLTYNGERWLRECLKSLDFCDRLLVVDSQSTDKTTAIAEECGAEVVVRPWPGPVKQFEFALAQIDSDWIVSLDQDEMLTDELRSSIRAAINKDEDVAGYYTPRSSFYFNRFMKHSGWYPDYLLRVFRNGRMNVTASGAHYHFEPIGKTHRLSGDILHYPYNSFFEHMEKINYYAEEGAKALREKGRKGGFVRALAHAKIRFFKLYLLKLGFLDGLAGLCNALAGFYYTFQKYIRIEEKGDWGR